TTCGTGAAGGATATCTTCCCAGATGGCGTGGACGGTAGCGCGGCGCTCGTGGGGCGAGCACAGGTAGCGGATTGTCAGCTGCACCCCGTTTTCCTTCACCTCAGTGAATACCCTTGGCTGGAGCTTGGGCTCGTGGATGAGAAATTTGTGGGAGGTTTTGCGGAGCTCGTTCCGGGCGGACTGGCTCACGGTCTCCCCGTGTTTGCGACCCAGTTTTTCCAGAATCTCCTTGGCTTTCTCCCAGCTGCTTTCGAAGGTAATGGTCACGGGGATTTCATTCCAGATATAGGGAAAGCCATGGCTGAAGTTGATCAGGCCCCGGCTGAAGATAGTACCATTGGGTACATAGATAATGCGCCCGGTGGGACTTTCGCCGTTGTATGGGCTGCCGATTTCCATGAGGGTGAACTGAAACAGTCCCTGATCGACCACGTCACCGGCCTGCTCACCGACCTGGACGCGGTCGCCCACCTTCACGGGTCGCAGCCACATGATATAGGCCCACCCGGCGATGTTTACCAGCGGATCTCTG
This genomic stretch from Candidatus Neomarinimicrobiota bacterium harbors:
- a CDS encoding mechanosensitive ion channel family protein codes for the protein MIWSKLLNSVLTIAVLWLLRYLVLKLALRRVEEPRARYQWRKISNVVAFVIGILVVGRIWIEAFQTLSTFLGLLSAGIAIALRDPLVNIAGWAYIMWLRPVKVGDRVQVGEQAGDVVDQGLFQFTLMEIGSPYNGESPTGRIIYVPNGTIFSRGLINFSHGFPYIWNEIPVTITFESSWEKAKEILEKLGRKHGETVSQSARNELRKTSHKFLIHEPKLQPRVFTEVKENGVQLTIRYLCSPHERRATVHAIWEDILHEFDKYDDIALAYPTSRIYREPEEGIGAKKRAGAAKPKLPRAHG